The window AGGTCGCGGCTGCGTTCGACACCTCCCCGTTGACCCTGTGGCGTTGGGCGCAGGCGCTGTCGGCGGCGGGGGTCAGCGCACTGGTCCCGCACCGCAAGGGGCCGTGTCCAGCGAGAACTTTAATGAGCGGGTTTGCGGAGACATGCGTAAATGTTGACAGTGAAGTATTTCTCCAGTGGAGCCAGTCTACTGAGCGCCCTCATAACTCGCATCGCCGGGCGGCTACCCTTGTTTGTTTCGCAACTAATGACATTCCATCCTTGCTCGGCAATTATCGAGCGGAATTGAGCTGGCGTCAGCTTGTTCAGCCCGACGTCACTGGCAGTCTGTATCCGCTCGTGCCGCCGACGAGAAGCGAGCTGGCAAAGTGCCGATTCGGGCAATATTGCTGGCAGCCAAGGGATCCTGCGAGAGCCTTTCCAGTACCGACCGTGATCACCAAACGGGCTGAAATACAGCGGACTGAAGCCGGTTGCAAGCACGCCGTCGTCGTTGAGCCGCTTCGCGATACTGCGCATCATGCCTGGCAGGTCATCTATGTGTTCAAACGAATCCTTGGACAGCGCAACGTCAAATGCTTCGGTGACTTCTTCAAGCCCACCGTTGTGAAAGGAAATAATCGATGAAAATTCTGGATAATTGACCTCCAAATTTCTACACGCAAAGTCAAC is drawn from Candidatus Mycolicibacterium alkanivorans and contains these coding sequences:
- a CDS encoding class I SAM-dependent methyltransferase — translated: MGHLDFRGKSVLDIGCGHGALSVYAAQQGAKRVLGIDIDSMRVDFACRNLEVNYPEFSSIISFHNGGLEEVTEAFDVALSKDSFEHIDDLPGMMRSIAKRLNDDGVLATGFSPLYFSPFGDHGRYWKGSRRIPWLPAILPESALCQLASRRRHERIQTASDVGLNKLTPAQFRSIIAEQGWNVISCETNKGSRPAMRVMRALSRLAPLEKYFTVNIYACLRKPAH